The DNA segment CGGCATCGTCAAGAGCCATGGCGGCTACATTCACTGTTACAGCGAACCCGGCCAAGGCACGACGTTCCGGATTTACCTGCCAGCAGCCGATCCATTCGAGGCCGAACCGGACGAACTCCATCAACCCGAAGCCGCGATCAAGGCCAAGATGGACGGTGACAAAGACGTCAGAACCATCCTGGTGGTGGACGACGAGCCGACAATCCGGGAGCTGACCAAGGAGGCCCTGGAAGGCTTTGGTTACGTCGTGCTCCATGCGGCCAACGGAGAAGAAGCCCTTGATATCTACCAGGAGCACGGCCAAGCCATCGGCCTGGTCCTGCTGGACCTGAACATGCCCGGCATGGGGGGGCACAAATGCCTTCAGGAATTGCTTCGCCTTGATCCGACTGTCCGGGTGCTCATCGCCAGCGGCTATTCGGCCAATGGCCAGGCCAGGGAAAGCCTGAACTCCGGAGCCGCGGGCTTCATCGGTAAGCCGTATCAGTTGAAGGAACTGGAGGCAGTGGTGCGGGAGGCGCTGGGGGAGGCTGAACCGCGCGCCCAACAACCCTAAACTGCCGGAGCAAGATTATTCCCGTTGGTGGACGGTTTTAAAGCGAATTTACGTTTTCTGGATAATGATCCTCAGGTAAGGCAGAGATTTCTGGACGGCCATTTTCTAGAGACGAGTGTGTTGGCGGAGAAAATGGCGACGAACATGAAAAATGGAGTTGAAGATGCAGGCTGGCAATGCCCGGGGTGACTCGGCGGAGCTGAACGGGGGCAAGAGCGGATGCTCTGAGCCGATTTACGTGGCTCGGCAGCCGGTTTTTGATCGGGACATGGATATCTGGGGCTATGAATTGCTTTTCCGGCACAGCTCCCAAAGCACTTCGGCCCGGATCGACGATGAAAACGAGGCGACCTGCAAGGTGATCGCGGATGGATTTGGTCTGGTCGAGGATTTGCTTGCACCGGCTCAGAAGGTTCTGATCAATTATCCTGGGGAGATGTTGATTCAAGGCGCGCCACGAGCCTTGCCGTCCGGAGTGGCCATAGTGGAAATCCTGGAAACGGTTCAGCCGACTCCGGAGATTTTGGACATCTGTGCCCAGCTCAAGGCCGAGGGCTATGTTCTGGCCCTGGACGATTTTGTCGGCCAGCCCGGTTACGAGGCCCTGTTGCAACTGGCGGACCTGGTCAAGGTGGACGTGCTCAATCTGGAATACGATCAAATCAAAGCCATTGTCGGCGGCCTGCGACGGATCGGCAACTGTCGTCTGCTGGCGGAGAAGGTCGAGGATCTGGCCATGTTCGACCAATGCCGAAAGCATGGTTTCGACCTTTTTCAAGGCTATTTTTTCAGTCGGCCGGAACTGGTCAGCGGCAAGAAGCTTTCGGCCAACCAGATTTCCAAGCTGCAACTGCTCAAGGAACTGGGCGTATCGGATCTCGAACTTGGACGAGTCGCCATCATCATCCAGCAAGACGTGTCCCTGAGTTACCGTTTGTTGCGGTACATCAATTCTCCCGGGGTCGGCTTGCCCAATAAAATCACGTCCATCAACCAGGCCGTGAATCTCCTGGGGCAGCGCAAGATCGTCACTTGGCTGCGGGTTTTGATCATGGCCGAGATGAAGACCACGCCCCAATCCGGGGAGCTGCTTTTGCTTTCCATGCAACGCGCCAAATATCTGGAGACCTTGCGTGAAGCCGGAGCACCGGCCCGGCTCTCCGGCGAGGGCATGTTCCTCCTTGGTCTGTTTTCCTTTTTGGACGTTATTCTCGGTCAGCCCATGCCCGATATTCTGGCCAAGCTTTCCCTGGAACCTCGCCTGGAGGCCGCCTTGCTGGGACGGGATGATGAGTTGGGAGTCTGGCTGGATCTGGCCGCGGCCTGTGAACGGGGTGAATGGGACACGGCCGAGGCCTTATTGAGCGACCTGAACCTGACATCCGAGCACTCGGCCAGGGTCCTCAACGAGTCCGCTTTATGGGCCAAGCAGTTCCTGGATGCGTCCTGATCATGCCCAATTCCGCTTCGATTCGCTCCAGAACCGGCGCCACGCCCGAAACAGCTTTCGGCGTCGACGACCCGGATTTCTTCGATCACGCTCCCATTGGCATCTTCACGTCCACGCCCGAGGGGAGGTTTCTTTCGGTCAACCCCGTCCTGGCAAGAATGTACGGCTATGAAACCCCTGGTGAACTCCTGGAGTCCATTCGGGACATCGCGGCGCAGGCGTACGTCGATCCCGCGGAGAGAGAGGAATTCAAGAGGGTGCTGGAAAAATACGGTCAGGTTTTCAATTATGAAAGCAGACGATTACACCGGGACGGTACGATTATCTGGGTGTCCGTGAACGCGAGGGGCGTGCGTGACGAAACAGGAGGTATCGCCCTTTACCAGGGATTTACCACGGATATTACCAAGATCAAGCTGGATCACCAAAAATTGTGGGAAAGCGAGAACAGAAACAAGGCCCTGCTCAACGCCCTGCCCGACTTGATGTTTCTGTTAAACCGGGAGGGAGTGTTTTTGGATTATCACGCGCCGGGCGGAGGTCTGCTGATGGAGCCTGATTTGTTTCTGGGGCGCTACGTGATGGATGTCCTCGAGCCGGATATCGGCGAACTGACCCTTCGGCACATCGACCAGGTCGCAAAGGACGGAGCATGCGTTTCCTACGGCTACGAAGCGGAGATCGAGGGTGAAACCAGGTATTTCGAGAGTCGACTGACGGCCTGCGGGCTCAATTTTCTAGCCATTGTCCGGGACGTCACGGTCCTCAGAAGATCACGGGAAGCTCTCGGGGAGCAAACGCGATTGCTGGAGAAAATCACCGACAACATGCTTGAAATCGTGGCGATCACGGATTTGGAAGGGAAGGTACGGTTTTTGAGCAAATCCAACAGGCTTTTGGGGTATGCCCTCGACTCCCAGGTTGGCAGGAACATCATGGACCTCGTGCATCCCGAGGACAAGCCGTGGGTCATGGCTGCTTTCGAGGATTTTCTGGCCGTCAAGGACGGTACGCGTATGGTGGAGTTGAGATATCAGCGGGCTGACGGAAGCTATATCTGGCTGGAGACAGTGGGCAGCTTTATTTTTGACTCTCAGGGCAATCCCAGGGAAATACTCTTCAGCTCCCGGGACATCACCGAGAAAAAGCAACTGGAAATCATCAGAAAAGAACAGCAGGAGCAACTGATTCAGGCCTCCAAGATGACCGCCCTGGGTACGCTTGTGGCCGGGGTGGCTCACGAGATCAACAACCCCAACAACCTGATCATGCTCAACACGCCCATTCTGGAGCGATCCTGGAAGGACGCGTCACCCATTCTGGACGAGTATTGGCGCAAGAACCCGGACCTGAAGCTGGCCGGGATTCCCTTTGGCGAGATGTGTCCGCATGTCCTGGATCTCTTTGCCGGGATCAGTGAAGGAAGCAGACGCATAGCCAAGATCATCACCGAATTGAAGGATTTCGCCCGGCAGTCGCCCCTGAATATGGCCGACCAGGTGGACATCAACGAGGTGGTCGGGTCGGCCCTGGTTTTGATCCGGAAGACCATCTCCGGGTACACGGACGACTTCAACGTGATACTCGCGTCGCGCATACCGCTGATTCAGGGGGACCATCAAAAGCTGGAGCAGGTCGTGGTCAACCTGTTGGTCAACGCCTGCCAATCCCTGGTCGACAAAAAACAGGCCGTTACCCTGGAAACGTTTCATGCCCCGGACCGCCAGGCCGTGGCCGTGCGGATCACGGACCAGGGCGAGGGGATCCGTCCCGAGGACATGAGCCGCATCATTGATCCGTTTTACAGTACGCGGCACAAGATCGGGGGCACCGGCCTGGGGCTGTCCATCAGCTCCGCGATTGTTCAGGACCATGGAGGCGCCCTGCACTTTGATTCCCAGCCCGGACAAGGGACCACGGTAACCGTGTACTTGGGCAAGATCGTGAAGTGATGCGGTATCCGGTCATGCTTCGCTGCTCAGATCGCGACATGGATTCAATCCGATCATAAAAGTCGGCATTGTTTTTCTGGATTTTTGGTTGTTCTTCCATTACGAGCCCGAGAAGAAATAACCAATCGAAAAACGAAGGAGAGCGAGATGAAGAACCTAGCCATCGGAGTGAAGCTGATCAGCGGCTTTCTTGCCTTGCTTGTACTTGTTTGCGGGGGGCTGGGGTTTATCGCCTATGACCGCGCCTCCCGTGCCGTGGTGGGGCAGGTAGAGGAAATCATTCCGCTGATGGCCGAGGACGGGGCCGTACTCGTCAGGAGCCGACTGGATTATCATATGTTGGCTCTGGAAGGGGTTGCGAACCGAAGATTCATCCAGTCCATGGACTGGCCCCAGCAGCGTCAAGCCATGGAAGAAGATACGGAGAGGCTGAACTATCTGGGCATGGGGATCATCTTTCCCAACGGCCAAGCCCGCTATCCGGACGGAACCACGGCGGAATTGGGGGACAGAGCCTATTTTCAACAGGCCATGGCAGGAAACACGGTTTTTTCCAACGTGATCATCAGCCGGGTGACCAATCAGCCGGTGTTGATCCTGGCCACGCCTATCAGAGGAGAACGGGGCCAGGTCCAGGCCGTGCTCATCGCCCGTTTGGACGCCACGCTGCTCAGCGAAATCACGGACGATATCGGATACGGGGCCGCGGGGTACTCCTACATCATCGACGAGAAGGGAGCCTTGATCGCCCACGGCAACCGGCAGTTCGTGCTGGATCAACGCAACTTCATCGAAGAGGCGAAAACAGATTCTCAGTTCACTCAGTTGGCGGCCATGTTTCAGCGCATGGTCAAGGGCGAGTCCGGCTTTGACGCGTACCCGTTCATGGGGACGAACCGCTATTTCGGATTCGCGCCCATCCCCGGCACGGGATGGTCCATTGCCGTGGGGGCCATGCAGGATGACGTGTTGGCCTCGGTGTATCAGTTGCGCTGGACCGTGGCCATCGCCTCCCTGATTTTCTTTGGTCTGGGCATCGTCATCGCCCTGGTGGTCAGTCGCGCCATCACCGGACCGGTGAACCGTCTGATGACCTACGCCGACGCCGTGGCCAAGGGCGACTTGCGGGCTCAGTCCGGTATTGACCAGAAAGATGAGATCGGGCGCTTGAACCTGAGCATTCAAACCATGGTGCAGTCCCTGATCGAGAAGATGGAGGAGGCTGAGAACCAGTCCGAGCTGGCCCGCCAGGAAACCGAAAAGGCTCAGGTCGCCACCCGTGAGGCCGAGGAAGCCCGGGCCCAGGCCGAGACGGCCAAGCGCGACGGGATGCTTGAGGCCGCGGCCAATATTGAAGGCGTGGTGGAGCGGATGACTTCCGCCTCCGAGGAACTGTCGGCTCAGGTGGAACAGGCCAGCCGGGGCGCGGAGGAGCAAAAGAACCGGACCGGCGAGACGGCCACGGCCATGGAGGAAATGAACGCCACGGTCCTGGAAGTGGCCAAGAACGCTTCCCAGGCCGCCGAGGC comes from the Desulfonatronum sp. SC1 genome and includes:
- a CDS encoding methyl-accepting chemotaxis protein, yielding MKNLAIGVKLISGFLALLVLVCGGLGFIAYDRASRAVVGQVEEIIPLMAEDGAVLVRSRLDYHMLALEGVANRRFIQSMDWPQQRQAMEEDTERLNYLGMGIIFPNGQARYPDGTTAELGDRAYFQQAMAGNTVFSNVIISRVTNQPVLILATPIRGERGQVQAVLIARLDATLLSEITDDIGYGAAGYSYIIDEKGALIAHGNRQFVLDQRNFIEEAKTDSQFTQLAAMFQRMVKGESGFDAYPFMGTNRYFGFAPIPGTGWSIAVGAMQDDVLASVYQLRWTVAIASLIFFGLGIVIALVVSRAITGPVNRLMTYADAVAKGDLRAQSGIDQKDEIGRLNLSIQTMVQSLIEKMEEAENQSELARQETEKAQVATREAEEARAQAETAKRDGMLEAAANIEGVVERMTSASEELSAQVEQASRGAEEQKNRTGETATAMEEMNATVLEVAKNASQAAEASDLSRTKAVDGAKVVSASVEAINTVQTKAQEMKSNLDQLGRQAEQIGRIMNVIEDIADQTNLLALNAAIEAARAGDAGRGFAVVADEVRKLAEKTMNATKEVGEAISAIQQGTQANIRGMDQSVAAIEDATRLANQSGDALREILALAEQAADQVRSIATAAEQQSATSEEINRGVEDINRISSETSEVMDQSAQAISELARQAAELQEVVQRMKQG
- a CDS encoding EAL and HDOD domain-containing protein; this encodes MQAGNARGDSAELNGGKSGCSEPIYVARQPVFDRDMDIWGYELLFRHSSQSTSARIDDENEATCKVIADGFGLVEDLLAPAQKVLINYPGEMLIQGAPRALPSGVAIVEILETVQPTPEILDICAQLKAEGYVLALDDFVGQPGYEALLQLADLVKVDVLNLEYDQIKAIVGGLRRIGNCRLLAEKVEDLAMFDQCRKHGFDLFQGYFFSRPELVSGKKLSANQISKLQLLKELGVSDLELGRVAIIIQQDVSLSYRLLRYINSPGVGLPNKITSINQAVNLLGQRKIVTWLRVLIMAEMKTTPQSGELLLLSMQRAKYLETLREAGAPARLSGEGMFLLGLFSFLDVILGQPMPDILAKLSLEPRLEAALLGRDDELGVWLDLAAACERGEWDTAEALLSDLNLTSEHSARVLNESALWAKQFLDAS
- a CDS encoding PAS domain-containing sensor histidine kinase, with product MGQAVPGCVLIMPNSASIRSRTGATPETAFGVDDPDFFDHAPIGIFTSTPEGRFLSVNPVLARMYGYETPGELLESIRDIAAQAYVDPAEREEFKRVLEKYGQVFNYESRRLHRDGTIIWVSVNARGVRDETGGIALYQGFTTDITKIKLDHQKLWESENRNKALLNALPDLMFLLNREGVFLDYHAPGGGLLMEPDLFLGRYVMDVLEPDIGELTLRHIDQVAKDGACVSYGYEAEIEGETRYFESRLTACGLNFLAIVRDVTVLRRSREALGEQTRLLEKITDNMLEIVAITDLEGKVRFLSKSNRLLGYALDSQVGRNIMDLVHPEDKPWVMAAFEDFLAVKDGTRMVELRYQRADGSYIWLETVGSFIFDSQGNPREILFSSRDITEKKQLEIIRKEQQEQLIQASKMTALGTLVAGVAHEINNPNNLIMLNTPILERSWKDASPILDEYWRKNPDLKLAGIPFGEMCPHVLDLFAGISEGSRRIAKIITELKDFARQSPLNMADQVDINEVVGSALVLIRKTISGYTDDFNVILASRIPLIQGDHQKLEQVVVNLLVNACQSLVDKKQAVTLETFHAPDRQAVAVRITDQGEGIRPEDMSRIIDPFYSTRHKIGGTGLGLSISSAIVQDHGGALHFDSQPGQGTTVTVYLGKIVK